The following coding sequences lie in one Rutidosis leptorrhynchoides isolate AG116_Rl617_1_P2 chromosome 6, CSIRO_AGI_Rlap_v1, whole genome shotgun sequence genomic window:
- the LOC139854460 gene encoding uncharacterized protein, producing MTITSAAATIMPDKMGGGDPVPIEIGARGTVGNLVMKEIEYFRRLESNCGNEGIDHTKCSTKSTIDQDEKHRYGNGGGTKFWPSFRFLNISWRKGKRKSGGSGRFLPKMCSLVDVAESRHHNHHRVSKVPSFSYLNLKDDINQYEV from the coding sequence ATGACCATCACCTCAGCCGCTGCTACCATCATGCCGGACAAAATGGGCGGTGGTGATCCTGTTCCAATTGAGATAGGGGCACGTGGCACAGTTGGAAACCTTGTGATGAAAGAGATAGAATATTTCAGAAGACTTGAGTCTAATTGTGGTAATGAAGGTATTGATCATACCAAGTGTTCAACAAAGAGCACAATAGATCAAGACGAAAAGCATCGTTATGGTAATGGTGGCGGTACTAAATTTTGGCCAAGCTTTCGATTCTTGAACATTTCATGGCGGAAGGGAAAGAGAAAAAGTGGCGGCAGTGGTCGGTTTTTGCCTAAAATGTGCAGTTTGGTAGATGTTGCCGAGAGCCGCCACCACAACCACCATAGGGTGAGCAAAGTTCCTAGCTTCAGTTACCTAAACCTTAAGGACGACATTAACCAATATGAGGTTTAA